A single window of Salvia splendens isolate huo1 chromosome 6, SspV2, whole genome shotgun sequence DNA harbors:
- the LOC121809773 gene encoding respiratory burst oxidase homolog protein C-like isoform X1, whose translation MMNIQIENLETLLLQGAVQPGGGESRNLSKMLSEKLRRTEEHVLQRLYSDGRYFVADNWQRVWVMAVWMGAMAGLFAYKYVEYRNKNGFAVMGHCVCAAKGAAETLKLNMALILLPMCRNTITWLRNRTKLGAVVAFDDNINFHKVIAMAIGIGVGVHAISHLTCDFPRLLRARPEEYEKVVQYFGRDQPSSYWHYVKGCEGVTGIVMVILMAIAFTLASPMFRRNKVHLPKPLDKLAGFNAFWYSHHLFIIVYALLIVHGIKLYMTHEWYKKTTWMYLAIPITIYAAERLIRAFRSSIKAVKILKVAVYPGNVLSLHMSKPQGFNYKSGQYIFVNCAAVSPFEWHPFSITSAPMEDYLSVHIRTLGDWTRQLKTVFSEVCQPPPTGKSGLLRADILQGENNPNFPKVLIDGPYGAPTQDYKDYDVVLLVGLGIGATPMISVVKDIVNNIKAMEEEENAMEEGEGSEPGPMLFSPMHKRKMGPGSEKHDFKTTRAYFYWVTREQGSFEWFKGVMNEVAEMDCKGVIEMHNYCTSVYEEGDARSALIAMLQSINHAKNGVDIVSGTRVKSHFAKPNWRTVYKRIALNHPNSRVGVFYCGAPPPVAELRNLACDFSHKTSTKFEFHKENF comes from the exons atgatgaatattCAGATAGAGAACTTGGAGACGCTCCTGCTGCAAGGGGCAGTGCAGCCGGGCGGGGGAGAGAGCCGGAATCTAAGCAAAATGCTGAGCGAGAAGCTGAGGCGGACAGAGGAGCACGTGCTGCAGCGGCTGTACAGCGACGGGCGGTATTTTGTGGCGGACAATTGGCAGAGAGTGTGGGTGATGGCGGTGTGGATGGGAGCGATGGCGGGGCTCTTCGCCTACAAATATGTGGAGTACAGAAATAAGAATGGGTTTGCTGTGATGGGCCACTGCGTTTGCGCTGCCAAGGGCGCGGCCGAGACGCTCAAGCTCAACATGGCGTTGATCTTGTTGCCGATGTGCCGCAACACCATCACTTGGCTCAGGAACAGAACTAAGTTGGGTGCTGTGGTTGCCTTTGATGACAATATCAATTTCCATAAG GTGATTGCCATGGCCATTGGAATAGGAGTTGGAGTACATGCGATAAGCCATCTGACGTGCGATTTTCCTCGCCTCCTCCGGGCTCGCCCGGAGGAGTACGAGAAGGTGGTGCAATATTTTGGAAGGGATCAGCCAAGTAGTTATTGGCATTATGTGAAAGGATGTGAAGGTGTGACAGGGATTGTTATGGTGATACTAATGGCAATTGCTTTCACACTAGCATCACCAATGTTTAGAAGGAACAAAGTGCATCTCCCAAAGCCTTTGGACAAGCTTGCAGGGTTCAATGCATTTTGGTATTCACACCACCTATTCATCATTGTCTATGCCCTCCTCATTGTTCATGGAATCAAGCTATATATGACCCATGAATGGTACAAAAAAACA ACATGGATGTATCTGGCCATTCCTATCACAATTTATGCTGCAGAAAGATTGATTAGAGCCTTCAGATCCAGTATCAAAGCTGTCAAGATCCTTAAG GTGGCTGTCTATCCTGGGAATGTGCTATCATTGCACATGTCTAAGCCTCAAGGATTCAACTATAAAAGTGGACAATATATCTTTGTCAACTGTGCAGCTGTTTCTCCATTCGAATG GCACCCTTTTTCGATAACATCAGCTCCCATGGAAGATTATCTGAGTGTTCACATTCGCACACTTGGTGACTGGACCAGACAACTCAAAACTGTATTCTCAGag GTTTGTCAGCCGCCACCTACAGGCAAAAGTGGGCTTCTCAGAGCTGACATTTTGCAAGGAGAAAATAATCCCAA CTTCCCAAAAGTACTAATAGATGGTCCTTACGGAGCACCAACACAAGACTACAAGGACTACGACGTGGTCCTATTGGTAGGGCTCGGGATTGGGGCAACCCCGATGATCAGTGTTGTGAAGGACATCGTGAACAATATTAAAGCAATGGAAGAAGAGGAGAATGCAATGGAGGAGGGGGAGGGGAGCGAACCCGGCCCCATGCTTTTCTCCCCAATGCATAAAAGAAAAATGGGGCCGGGCAGCGAGAAGCACGACTTCAAGACAACAAGGGCTTACTTCTATTGGGTGACTCGAGAGCAAGGCTCGTTCGAATGGTTCAAGGGTGTGATGAACGAGGTTGCTGAAATGGATTGTAAAGGAGTGATAGAAATGCACAATTATTGCACAAGTGTGTATGAAGAAGGGGATGCTCGATCTGCCCTAATTGCTATGCTTCAATCGATCAATCATGCTAAAAATGGAGTAGACATTGTGTCTGGGACTAGGGTTAAGTCACATTTTGCTAAGCCCAATTGGAGGACTGTCTACAAAAGAATTGCTCTCAATCATCCTAATTCAAGAGTTG